In Campylobacter sp. VBCF_01 NA2, one DNA window encodes the following:
- a CDS encoding P-loop NTPase fold protein: MQNNIAEEVVATNTSENADKTTEKEAKKYKRKTIQVSVYLQPNEIEYLDKMCHTHFLTRPTYLRKLLVEDIHKNTNERI, translated from the coding sequence ATGCAAAACAATATAGCCGAAGAAGTAGTCGCAACAAATACTTCCGAAAATGCTGATAAAACGACTGAAAAAGAGGCAAAAAAGTATAAACGCAAAACAATCCAAGTCAGCGTTTATTTGCAACCAAATGAAATAGAATATTTGGATAAAATGTGCCATACACATTTTTTGACACGACCGACATATTTGCGAAAACTGCTTGTCGAAGATATTCATAAAAATACAAATGAAAGGATATAG
- a CDS encoding type II toxin-antitoxin system HicB family antitoxin, with protein MILQAIIEKDEYGYFAYVPQLQGCVSQGNTYEEALSNIREAMELYLESLQKE; from the coding sequence ATGATTTTACAAGCAATTATTGAAAAAGATGAATACGGCTATTTTGCTTATGTTCCACAACTTCAAGGTTGCGTATCGCAGGGCAATACCTACGAAGAAGCATTAAGCAATATTAGGGAAGCTATGGAGCTTTATTTAGAGAGCTTACAAAAAGAATAA